In Shewanella sp. VB17, a single genomic region encodes these proteins:
- a CDS encoding MaoC/PaaZ C-terminal domain-containing protein: MPSLFSLYRKIFFERKPGWDELALPHIRVRTHNISLSAKNVNNYASICGFDFDGKILPLTYLYVMVFRLHAVIFTHKGITFPLLGMIHLKNSITQYRQLTVDEHFDLECALINSQLTDAGLEFELVSQARVNGILVWESLSTYLYRVESASRRVRPPKANAMAWESPDSWSLADDLGRKYAKASGDYNLIHLHPILSKRFGFDRVLAHGMWSKARCIAQIMPKIGECPCKVDVVFKLPLFMPSDVSFAAENNEDELVFELRDARGRRPHLSGKISYL, encoded by the coding sequence ATGCCTTCGTTATTTTCCTTGTATCGTAAGATCTTCTTTGAGCGTAAGCCTGGCTGGGATGAGCTAGCCCTACCTCATATCCGAGTTCGTACTCACAATATCAGTCTATCAGCCAAAAATGTTAATAACTATGCTTCTATTTGTGGCTTCGATTTTGATGGTAAAATATTACCTCTAACGTATTTGTACGTCATGGTGTTTCGCCTTCACGCTGTTATTTTTACGCATAAAGGGATCACTTTTCCTTTGCTTGGGATGATCCATCTAAAAAATAGTATTACTCAATATAGGCAGCTAACTGTCGATGAACATTTTGATTTAGAGTGTGCTTTGATTAATAGTCAACTCACTGATGCAGGCCTTGAGTTTGAATTAGTCTCCCAAGCCCGCGTCAATGGGATTTTGGTCTGGGAATCATTGTCTACCTATTTATATCGTGTTGAAAGTGCCTCGCGTCGAGTACGCCCACCCAAAGCCAATGCCATGGCTTGGGAATCACCAGATTCTTGGTCTTTAGCTGATGATTTAGGTCGAAAATACGCAAAAGCATCCGGTGACTATAATCTAATTCATCTCCATCCTATTTTATCTAAGCGCTTTGGTTTTGATAGAGTGCTTGCCCATGGAATGTGGTCAAAAGCACGTTGTATTGCTCAAATAATGCCTAAAATTGGTGAGTGTCCTTGTAAGGTCGATGTTGTCTTTAAGCTCCCTTTGTTTATGCCGTCCGATGTTAGTTTTGCAGCTGAAAATAACGAAGATGAGTTAGTGTTCGAGTTAAGAGATGCCCGTGGTCGACGTCCTCATTTATCTGGAAAAATAAGTTATCTGTGA
- a CDS encoding HlyD family secretion protein, whose protein sequence is MSKSKLYITVPIIFAALISAGYYYWTELRFIESTDNAYVEADISHISVKVPGYVVYTDIVDNQHVQAGQLLAQLEDNQYKAKLAQSKAALDSVKAEHQTLAAKVALQYALINQATASVQAAKSDRLRAEQQLSRATKLKVKNYSSQDNVDQMQTNFASSVAHLDEARAALIAKQSELAVFKAQLLQVNANVTQAQAGLKLAEIQLADTQVRAPFSGIIGKRGAMKGQYVQPGQALYSLVPDDLVWITANFKETQIQHMQAGQQVKVTLDAFPDKSFTGSIDSLSPASGAKFSLLPAENATGNFTKIVQRIPVRISFNVDNEITNALPGLSAVVEIDTRKTSVDNAIAANAGH, encoded by the coding sequence ATGTCCAAGAGTAAATTATACATAACAGTACCCATTATCTTTGCCGCCTTAATCAGCGCCGGATATTATTATTGGACTGAGCTGCGCTTTATAGAATCAACAGACAATGCCTATGTTGAAGCTGATATCTCCCATATTAGTGTCAAAGTTCCGGGCTATGTGGTGTATACCGACATTGTTGATAACCAGCATGTTCAAGCAGGTCAGCTTTTAGCTCAGCTGGAAGACAACCAATATAAAGCTAAATTAGCACAAAGTAAGGCTGCTTTAGATAGTGTTAAAGCAGAGCACCAAACCTTGGCCGCTAAAGTGGCATTACAATATGCGCTGATCAATCAAGCCACAGCCAGTGTACAGGCAGCTAAATCTGATCGCTTACGAGCAGAGCAACAGTTAAGTCGAGCCACAAAACTAAAAGTTAAAAATTACAGCTCTCAGGATAATGTTGATCAAATGCAGACAAATTTTGCATCCTCGGTTGCTCATCTTGATGAAGCACGAGCCGCATTAATCGCTAAACAAAGTGAACTTGCTGTATTTAAAGCGCAGCTACTTCAAGTCAATGCAAATGTGACCCAAGCTCAGGCTGGACTTAAACTTGCTGAAATACAACTAGCAGACACACAAGTGCGCGCACCATTCTCAGGGATCATTGGCAAACGTGGCGCCATGAAAGGTCAATACGTACAACCAGGGCAAGCCCTGTACAGTTTGGTTCCCGATGATCTAGTGTGGATAACAGCGAACTTTAAAGAAACCCAAATCCAGCATATGCAAGCTGGTCAACAGGTAAAAGTCACGCTAGATGCATTTCCCGACAAATCCTTTACTGGCAGCATTGATAGCCTATCACCTGCATCCGGTGCAAAATTCAGTTTACTGCCAGCCGAAAATGCCACAGGTAATTTCACTAAAATAGTTCAACGCATACCAGTGCGGATAAGTTTCAATGTCGATAATGAAATCACTAATGCCTTACCAGGACTCAGTGCCGTTGTTGAAATAGATACCCGTAAAACATCAGTAGATAACGCCATCGCTGCAAACGCAGGCCATTAG
- a CDS encoding DHA2 family efflux MFS transporter permease subunit: protein MSASAAVISTISPRVIPQGYESGSKRSWIAVFGGLIGAFMAILDIQITNASMKEIQGSLGATLTEGSWIATAYLVAEMIAIPLSGWLSQGLSIRRYLIWTTGAFIGASLLCSIAWNLESMITFRAMQGFFGGALIPLSFRLILELLPENKRTLGMTLFGVTATFAPSIGPALGGWLTEQFSWHYLFYINVPPGLLVMGMLAYGLKKKPVIPEKLKNVDLSGIITMALGMGCLEIVLEEGNRKDWFGSELICNLSMLAAVNIALFIYIQLKKTEPLVNLRLLGQRDFAISTIAYFLLGMALFSAIYMIPLYLAQIHNYSPLDIGKVIMWMGFPQLLVLPFVPKLAERFDGRYLAAFGFIVFSLSYYMNSHMTIDFAGDQMIASQVVRAIGQPFIIVPIGIIATMHIKPHENASASTVLNVMRNLGGAFGIALVSTLTDTLSRGHLAHMKETLPAVSSMANEYLMQTTHVFIQAGSDPIAATSQANSLLEQTMTQQAYIQAYNDVFFIISILLLIAVACVLSIRKP from the coding sequence ATGAGTGCATCTGCTGCAGTAATATCGACTATATCACCAAGGGTTATTCCTCAAGGTTATGAGTCTGGAAGTAAGCGTTCGTGGATCGCGGTTTTTGGCGGTCTAATCGGTGCATTTATGGCGATTTTGGATATACAAATTACCAACGCATCGATGAAGGAGATTCAAGGAAGTTTAGGTGCAACCCTAACAGAGGGCTCTTGGATAGCCACTGCCTATCTCGTGGCTGAAATGATCGCTATCCCTCTGTCCGGTTGGCTAAGTCAGGGACTGTCCATTAGGCGGTACCTTATTTGGACAACTGGCGCCTTTATTGGTGCTTCATTACTGTGCTCTATCGCTTGGAATTTGGAGTCAATGATCACTTTTAGAGCGATGCAAGGATTCTTTGGTGGAGCACTCATTCCTTTGTCATTTCGCCTCATACTCGAACTCCTTCCCGAAAATAAACGTACATTAGGTATGACCTTATTTGGCGTAACCGCAACCTTTGCCCCCTCAATAGGTCCTGCATTAGGTGGGTGGCTAACAGAGCAATTTAGCTGGCATTATCTTTTTTACATAAATGTACCTCCAGGATTGCTGGTAATGGGAATGCTGGCCTATGGCTTAAAGAAAAAGCCCGTCATACCTGAAAAATTAAAAAACGTCGATCTTTCCGGCATCATCACTATGGCCTTAGGCATGGGCTGTCTAGAGATCGTACTGGAAGAAGGTAATCGCAAGGATTGGTTTGGATCTGAACTGATCTGCAACCTCAGCATGCTAGCAGCAGTCAACATAGCCCTATTTATTTACATACAACTGAAGAAGACAGAACCTCTGGTGAATTTACGTTTACTAGGACAGAGAGACTTTGCCATTTCAACCATCGCGTATTTCTTACTCGGAATGGCATTATTTTCAGCTATTTATATGATCCCACTCTATTTGGCACAGATCCACAACTACAGCCCACTAGACATAGGTAAAGTCATTATGTGGATGGGGTTCCCACAACTGCTAGTACTTCCTTTTGTTCCCAAACTCGCTGAACGCTTCGATGGTCGATACCTAGCAGCATTTGGCTTCATCGTATTTTCATTAAGTTATTACATGAATAGCCATATGACCATTGATTTTGCTGGTGATCAAATGATCGCATCTCAAGTTGTACGCGCTATAGGTCAGCCCTTCATTATTGTGCCTATAGGGATCATAGCGACCATGCACATTAAGCCACACGAGAATGCTTCAGCTTCTACTGTTCTTAATGTCATGCGAAATCTTGGAGGCGCCTTTGGTATAGCCTTAGTGTCAACATTAACAGATACTTTATCCAGAGGACATTTAGCGCATATGAAAGAAACTTTACCCGCTGTCAGCTCGATGGCTAATGAATACCTCATGCAAACAACTCATGTCTTCATTCAAGCAGGATCCGATCCGATAGCTGCCACATCACAAGCAAATAGCCTATTAGAACAAACGATGACTCAACAGGCTTATATTCAAGCTTACAATGACGTATTTTTCATTATCTCCATTTTATTGCTCATCGCAGTAGCCTGTGTGCTCTCGATTAGAAAGCCTTGA
- a CDS encoding chemoreceptor glutamine deamidase CheD, producing MTELVISSPTKGFEGIPRKWDAKRNKVVARVDPGEFYITTQDEYVFTRLGSCVAACIWDPMMGIGGLNHFLLPERELNEDWHELMSFSCRYGNFAMEQLINGILTLGGQKKRLRAKIFGGAQMSKGTVLNVGKSNIEFVKSYLHMEEIEVEVEDLGGPWPRKVLFHPNSGKVLLKRLPVSGIIQMEKEESVYLKGIIKEQTETESKVELF from the coding sequence ATGACTGAACTGGTTATCTCATCGCCAACTAAAGGCTTTGAAGGGATCCCAAGAAAATGGGACGCGAAACGAAATAAGGTTGTCGCACGTGTTGATCCTGGCGAATTTTATATTACAACACAAGACGAATATGTATTTACTCGACTTGGATCTTGTGTCGCAGCCTGTATCTGGGATCCGATGATGGGTATTGGTGGGTTAAATCATTTTCTTTTGCCTGAAAGAGAACTCAATGAAGATTGGCATGAGCTGATGAGTTTTTCGTGTCGTTATGGCAATTTTGCTATGGAGCAGTTAATTAATGGGATACTGACCTTAGGGGGACAAAAAAAAAGATTAAGAGCCAAAATTTTTGGAGGTGCTCAAATGAGTAAAGGTACAGTACTGAATGTAGGCAAGTCTAATATCGAGTTTGTGAAGAGCTATTTACATATGGAAGAGATAGAAGTTGAAGTTGAAGATCTTGGTGGCCCATGGCCGCGTAAAGTTCTTTTTCACCCTAATAGTGGCAAAGTTTTACTGAAGCGACTTCCTGTAAGTGGAATAATACAAATGGAGAAAGAGGAGAGTGTTTACCTTAAAGGTATTATTAAGGAGCAGACGGAAACTGAAAGTAAAGTTGAGTTGTTTTGA
- a CDS encoding ABC transporter substrate-binding protein produces the protein MMLSHYRGNYLVLLMTLISLLFTDNSQANSIVTPNTPQKTNAPVMRICYEDRGYFPYATTEPITDSKTLNVHGVFVDLIIKTAARLNLSIQLVRLPWKRCIQHLSQGKTDAIFAAIWTPERESIGVFPTREGQIDVERRLWSGSYQVFTHKQSSLKWNDGQFSGLKLGVAAPLGYITYDKLAKLDALPLNNLTSKEGFTLLAKRKLDGYVVERYIGLSMIKDMKLTAELSALTTTFMQVNLYLPVSHQWNQQYSALTLQFWQTLSEIRQEQGDMILAGYLNQ, from the coding sequence ATGATGCTTAGTCATTATCGTGGCAATTATCTCGTACTACTGATGACTTTAATCAGTTTACTCTTCACCGATAACTCGCAAGCCAACAGCATTGTTACCCCCAATACACCTCAGAAAACAAACGCACCTGTTATGCGAATTTGTTATGAAGATAGAGGCTATTTCCCATACGCTACCACAGAGCCCATCACCGACAGTAAAACACTGAATGTACATGGGGTATTCGTAGACTTAATCATTAAAACAGCTGCAAGATTAAACTTATCGATACAACTTGTTAGGCTACCTTGGAAACGCTGTATTCAGCATTTAAGCCAAGGGAAAACAGATGCTATATTTGCTGCTATATGGACACCTGAAAGAGAAAGTATAGGAGTATTTCCTACACGAGAAGGTCAAATAGATGTAGAGCGACGCTTATGGAGTGGCAGTTATCAGGTATTTACCCATAAGCAATCAAGCCTAAAGTGGAATGATGGACAGTTCTCAGGACTCAAATTAGGCGTGGCTGCACCTTTAGGTTATATAACTTATGATAAGTTGGCTAAGCTAGATGCACTCCCCCTCAATAACTTAACCTCAAAAGAAGGGTTTACTTTACTCGCTAAAAGGAAGTTAGATGGTTATGTGGTCGAGAGATACATAGGCTTAAGTATGATTAAAGATATGAAATTAACAGCTGAACTATCTGCATTAACGACAACTTTTATGCAAGTCAATTTGTATCTACCTGTCTCTCACCAATGGAACCAACAATACTCGGCGCTTACGCTACAATTTTGGCAAACATTAAGTGAAATAAGACAAGAACAAGGTGATATGATCTTAGCTGGTTATCTAAATCAATAA
- a CDS encoding LysR family transcriptional regulator, with amino-acid sequence MIDLNRVQMFAQVVEQGSFTAAAKALGLTKATVSRKIAELELDTGVILLFRTTRSLKLTDAGNAYYNRVQRILMDLKNAEDKLSSSQLMVKGNLRIVCPIELGQLFLGRIFARFLTHYPDITIDVELSNRQVDVVEEGIDILFQITSVANPSLQTFEVMYTDKILVASPSYLARHGMPQRPEDLSCHQAIKLKSTHIDGSWTVFDGKEWLTLEPEAQLTVNNVTLAREAAIEGLGITVVPSIIAQQALEDKLLLPLLEDFPLAQNKITMSMPQRVYLPRKYQVFIEFIYRAMSQNPEYQLLDIPDFVTLSVSNHV; translated from the coding sequence ATGATAGATCTTAATCGTGTACAAATGTTTGCTCAGGTCGTAGAGCAAGGCAGTTTTACTGCAGCCGCAAAGGCGCTAGGGCTGACTAAGGCGACAGTCAGTCGCAAAATAGCTGAGCTTGAGCTTGATACGGGGGTGATATTACTCTTTAGGACAACAAGATCGCTTAAGCTTACTGATGCGGGAAATGCGTATTATAATCGGGTGCAAAGAATTTTGATGGATCTGAAAAATGCCGAAGATAAGCTCAGCTCGAGCCAGTTGATGGTAAAAGGTAATTTACGTATTGTTTGTCCTATTGAGTTAGGACAGCTTTTTTTAGGGCGAATATTTGCTCGTTTTTTAACTCATTATCCAGATATTACTATTGATGTTGAGCTTAGTAATAGACAAGTTGACGTCGTTGAAGAAGGAATAGATATTTTATTTCAGATCACTTCTGTGGCAAACCCTAGCTTGCAAACTTTTGAGGTGATGTATACAGATAAGATATTGGTCGCCAGTCCTTCCTACCTCGCTCGTCATGGTATGCCTCAAAGGCCAGAAGATCTCAGTTGTCATCAAGCGATTAAATTAAAGTCGACTCATATTGATGGAAGCTGGACAGTATTTGATGGCAAAGAATGGCTCACTCTAGAGCCTGAGGCGCAATTAACGGTGAATAATGTGACTTTAGCGCGTGAAGCTGCAATAGAAGGATTGGGTATTACAGTGGTTCCTTCTATTATTGCTCAACAGGCATTAGAGGATAAACTCTTGTTGCCTCTTTTAGAGGATTTTCCTTTAGCGCAAAATAAGATAACCATGAGCATGCCTCAACGTGTATATCTACCCAGAAAATATCAAGTTTTTATCGAGTTCATTTATCGTGCGATGAGTCAAAATCCTGAGTATCAGTTACTGGATATACCCGATTTTGTTACTCTTTCAGTCTCAAATCACGTTTAA
- a CDS encoding aldo/keto reductase, protein MMKNQFEMSDFIAGFWRLASWHYSPQQRLSLIEHYLDLGVTTMDHADIYGQLQCEILFGEALSIKPSLRTKIQLISKCGIKPTFESAPERYVNHYDTSEQHIFTSVDNSLTRLGTDHLDLLLIHRPDPLMNADEVALTFKKLQQSGKVLHFGVSNFSTGQFELLQSRLTPMNIQLITNQVEISPYNMTSLHDGTLEQCQQHRISPMAWSCLSGGEIFTSQSAQAIRLRTVLNHIANNHCVKDISPIVYAWINALPSQPKPIIGSGNVQRIKNAISSKSISLDKQEWFSIWEASTGHSVP, encoded by the coding sequence ATAATGAAAAATCAATTTGAAATGTCAGATTTTATCGCCGGTTTTTGGAGATTAGCAAGCTGGCATTATTCCCCGCAGCAAAGACTGTCATTAATAGAGCACTATCTCGATTTGGGCGTCACGACGATGGATCATGCAGACATTTATGGACAGCTACAATGTGAGATCCTTTTTGGTGAGGCCTTATCTATTAAGCCTAGCTTGCGAACCAAGATCCAATTAATCAGTAAGTGTGGCATAAAACCCACTTTTGAATCGGCACCAGAACGCTACGTTAATCATTACGACACAAGTGAACAGCACATATTTACTTCAGTGGACAACTCCCTAACTCGACTCGGTACAGATCATCTTGATTTATTATTAATCCATCGCCCAGATCCCTTAATGAATGCCGATGAAGTCGCTCTGACTTTCAAAAAGCTCCAACAGTCGGGTAAGGTTCTTCACTTCGGCGTATCGAATTTCAGTACTGGCCAATTTGAATTATTACAGTCTAGATTGACACCGATGAACATTCAACTCATCACTAATCAAGTCGAAATATCTCCTTATAATATGACGAGTCTACACGATGGTACCTTAGAGCAATGTCAGCAACATAGAATATCTCCTATGGCTTGGTCTTGCTTAAGTGGTGGTGAGATATTTACCAGTCAAAGTGCACAAGCGATAAGATTAAGAACAGTATTGAATCACATCGCTAATAACCATTGCGTTAAAGATATTAGCCCAATTGTCTATGCTTGGATAAATGCACTTCCTTCACAACCCAAGCCTATTATTGGAAGTGGTAATGTACAGCGTATCAAAAATGCAATCTCATCTAAAAGTATCAGCCTAGATAAACAAGAATGGTTCAGTATTTGGGAAGCGTCAACGGGACACAGCGTACCTTAA
- a CDS encoding TraB/GumN family protein gives MATSQLNGILIVIWVFLLTSIFSVQALAGDKPPFYQIEYKGKKAYLLGSIHMGIADFYPMDPIIESLFNSAESLVVEADIANVDINALISKYGLKPVTADVKTQMLLDDYCHSRREMCSAVKGFSPWLQSMQFGVARFEALGYSAAYGVEQQFIAKNNNKPLLELESTEFQFQLMSSFSDKVQWKMVKETIEAPDAEMHDLVNTWRRGDEVHLSELMEGQMIDEGDLLMIEKVLWQRNQQMATKIHQLMGAESTPQPMFIIVGAGHVVGSKSIVKELIKEGVKVKNCWDLICS, from the coding sequence ATGGCAACAAGTCAACTCAATGGAATACTTATTGTCATATGGGTATTTTTGTTAACGAGTATTTTTTCAGTACAGGCATTGGCTGGTGATAAGCCCCCTTTTTACCAAATTGAATATAAAGGGAAAAAGGCATATTTACTTGGTTCTATACACATGGGGATAGCCGATTTTTACCCAATGGATCCGATTATTGAATCGTTATTTAATTCGGCAGAGTCTCTTGTGGTCGAGGCTGATATAGCGAATGTTGATATTAATGCTTTGATAAGTAAGTACGGCCTTAAACCAGTGACCGCAGACGTAAAGACACAAATGTTGTTAGATGACTATTGTCATTCAAGAAGGGAGATGTGCTCAGCCGTGAAAGGGTTTTCTCCTTGGTTACAATCGATGCAGTTTGGCGTTGCTCGTTTTGAGGCATTGGGTTACAGCGCAGCTTATGGTGTCGAACAACAATTTATTGCGAAAAATAATAACAAGCCTCTTTTAGAGCTGGAGAGTACAGAATTTCAATTTCAATTGATGTCATCGTTCAGTGATAAGGTTCAGTGGAAGATGGTGAAGGAAACAATTGAAGCGCCAGATGCTGAGATGCACGATTTAGTCAATACATGGCGAAGAGGCGACGAAGTGCATTTGAGTGAGCTGATGGAAGGACAAATGATCGATGAGGGTGATCTCCTAATGATTGAGAAAGTGTTGTGGCAACGTAATCAGCAAATGGCAACTAAAATTCACCAATTAATGGGGGCTGAAAGCACACCTCAACCCATGTTTATCATAGTTGGTGCAGGGCATGTTGTTGGATCTAAGAGTATTGTTAAAGAGCTTATTAAAGAGGGAGTAAAAGTGAAAAATTGTTGGGATTTGATATGTTCGTGA